In Megalobrama amblycephala isolate DHTTF-2021 linkage group LG9, ASM1881202v1, whole genome shotgun sequence, the sequence TCTGCTGGGGTCACGATGCTAGAACACAAGGTTCAGGAGCTGGAGGACCGTTTGCGCAGTGAAGAGAGGTATACACacagtagtgttgtcaaaaaatgtaaaaatgtgatgatgccagcatttccccctagcattttgagcgctgtCTATTTACAcagtttttgaagtgttgatcattgtattcaattacagacatatctgttgaccacatgaacacaatggccaatcagaggtgtttaagaatccactcaagcgctcaaaatgctagggggaaatgctggtatcgtcacattttttaaatttcagtaccgaagttggtacttttgacaaccctagtaGAAATACTCTACAAGCACAAACAAACACTCCTGTCATGAATCGGCATCAAACTGCGAATTAATAAATCCActgttttttgtgcatttagagAGAAAAACACCATTCTAGCAGCTCAGAGGAGATTGGACAGGAAACTTAAGGACGTGACGGCGAAATCAGCATGCTGAACAGAGAGACCAGGcaagcacacacacatgtgGTTTTCATGTACTTTAGAGTATGAATTgatgttcttcaaaataaaaagttctttttaatgatgttaaTTTTCATTTCGGTAAATGATGTGTAGATGTAGCTAGACTAGCAGAGGAGTGTGTGGACCTAAAGCTGCTGTGTCTCTCTAGCTGTCTCTGCGAGTAAAGGCTCTGAAGCGTCAGGTGGACGAGAGTGAGGAGGAGGTGGAGCGTCTGGAGGGCGTCAGACGGAAGGTTCTGCGGGATCTTGAGGAGCAGCGGGAGCTGCAGGAGGTGCTACTGGCCAAAGTCAACACACTGGAGAACGAGCTCAAGTGAGTGTTCGCCACACATCCATTTCAAATAATTAGGAATTAATGTATTAATGTGTGTGTCTATTGTATTAATAAGGATAACAGCATTAAGCTTGAACATATAAATATGCACTAAATAtaactaataaaatatattttaacattttattaaaaatatatatattttaatttataaaatgtttataaattcCAATTCATATAATCGAGTTAAAacaaagtgaacagcatcataCCAATATTGTGTGTATATCTCAAATAAATCTGTTTTTTGAACTACTTCATAAAATCGGACCCTCCAGGTGAACCATTTCACTCAAATGAATCTTATTTCCCATCATTACATATAGAGAATATTATACCACCAATTTGCTGTTACTCATTGGAAAAAGTAGGTTGAGACAGGAAAAAGCTGCACTGTCTGAGATAATGCGACAATACTGAAAAACATAAAAGTCAGTAATGTCGCTATTTTAGGTAGTTACATCCCACCATTGATATCACATGTATTTAGGCCCCAATTGTGTTGAATGAACATGAACTTATTTATATTAACATTCTGGCCACTAGAGGGTACACTTACAATGCTGATCTACAGTAAATGTTTGTCTCTCTAGTCTAATGTCTGTGTGATTGTTTGTTAGGAGGAAGGTTCAGCAATCACGGTGTCCGACTCTTGGAAGTGCCTTAAGTTCTGAGGAAGAGGACAGCTACTCTGACTCAAAAAGCATCACATCTATTCTCACAGAAATGCCACTTCTGACCACCAACTGTTAAAGACTGAGCGATAGATGGAAATATCTTTTGCACACGTTTGATTTGTGTTTTCttgtaaatgtacaaataaCAAGACATGATTTTGATCATATGTATTAGATTGATCATATGTATTAGACATGAAGGATAAAAATGACATGAATTCAACATTCTGAAAAAGGTGTTGCAGACTGCTAGCCTTTTCAACAGGAAGTGATGTCAGGTGTCTTTGACAGGGGTTGATGGATTAGACTGGTTTGAGGGCCTAATAAAGCAGTCAGTGTGAAGATTTGTCAACCAAAAGCTCCTTTAGTATTGCTTTTGCTGAAACTGGTTAATTGTGAAGGAAATTAGTTTTTTGTTCTTGCTTCTGTGTTTGAGTGTCATGTTCTTTGTTTGACTCACAGtacattttatttctatatttcatatttaaatgtgattaGGATTAAGGATTTTAACATTCTTAATCGTATTATCAAAATTCCATGTGGTAATGGAAAAAATATCAATGAAGAATTTTATCTTTATACATGATGGTTACTTTAGCTCAAAATTATTTTGAATCCTCACAAAGAGAGGAAATTTCAAATGAAACACTGTCGTAAGTTTTTGCCCTATTATCTTTAATGTTATGCACTAGTATAAATAATAGTGAAGGACATTTACAAGGCTTCTTTTTATGTTGCTTTCAAGCAGGTTTTAATTTCAGAAGTAAGCTTGCAATGTGAATGACACCTTTTGTGCCAAGACCGAAAAAGGAAAAAATCTTGTGATGTAATGgcttcaaaaaatatatatttgcattcaattttcatacatttagatggcaaataaaactttttttttgtaattttttccaGAGAAATATATGTGCTGTACTGTATATTGAGATTTATCAAAATGTACACTGTCAGATAATTTGTAACTCTTAAAAAACTGATTTGGACAACAACTTCATATTACACTGTACAATATTAGATATGTATATACTGTCCTGCGTTTAAAGATTATTCTTCCACAGTAAACATTTTAAAGTACTTGAATGTTTGTCACATTACTCTGTGTTTGACATTTGTCTGACACATCTTTTTGTATAACTGAATGCTAAATTCTTCTGTAACCCTGTATCTTCCCTTCTGTAGACACCAttctgcatttttgtttttaccataaacaacaaacacttttatttatcattatttagGTTGAACTCAAAATACAGGTTTAGCCTTAAAGGGAACCATTTGAGTGCACTTCAATACCGCTCAATTGAAAACTATGTGTTCATGCATATGGGTATGTGCTTTATATGAGGAAGCATACTTAAGGCTAACTTTAAAAGGTCAGACTTCAGAGACCAAATAATGACAATCAAGAATAAATTCTAcaattttattcagtaaatggttataaaatgtttttcattgttatgctttcattttttattcttaGTCTACACATTACAATGGCAAATGGTTTACAACTACACACAGTATGATATTTGGTAGAGTCAGTGAATTTACAATACAGTAGAAAAGAAATATCTCAGCTACTCTAAAGCCTGTCACAAAGATAAAAGT encodes:
- the LOC125276252 gene encoding cingulin-like yields the protein MLIFISLSLRVKALKRQVDESEEEVERLEGVRRKVLRDLEEQRELQEVLLAKVNTLENELKRKVQQSRCPTLGSALSSEEEDSYSDSKSITSILTEMPLLTTNC